A DNA window from Acidimicrobiia bacterium contains the following coding sequences:
- a CDS encoding S8 family serine peptidase, whose translation MAGEHPQDPRKRRGLLVACASGVALLAAACIPQPPPPPPPPPSVCASGGPESEVLTHAGGEGQEAATVPVVAVTEDGAGDLEVVTYGADDLGEAVEFAVALEADPTTDVVAVEADTPVAVEATATDPKRSQQWALNNVSFESAWDTANGSGTVIAVVDTGVRATHEDLGSKTEAGADFVSPGGGTGCFDPHGHGTHVAGIASASTNNGKGVAGGSPGSHIMPVRVLDEDGSGWTSDVTAGIIWAADHGADVINLSLGGGGYSSSMRTAVQNAVADGVLVVAASGNNNSSTPSYPGGYPEALTVASTTSSNIRSGFSNYGPHVDVAAPGSGILSTGGWANNAYVTMSGTSMATPYASAAAAVVKSACPAASANDVTAALTSTATDLGSPGFDNYFGHGLINPAGAVTAC comes from the coding sequence ATGGCCGGCGAGCACCCACAGGACCCCCGGAAACGACGGGGGCTGCTCGTCGCCTGTGCGTCCGGCGTCGCCCTCCTGGCGGCGGCGTGCATCCCGCAACCCCCTCCGCCGCCCCCTCCGCCGCCATCGGTCTGCGCCTCGGGCGGGCCCGAGAGCGAGGTGCTGACACACGCCGGCGGCGAGGGGCAGGAGGCGGCCACCGTTCCGGTCGTCGCCGTCACCGAGGACGGCGCCGGGGACCTCGAGGTCGTGACCTACGGAGCCGACGACCTCGGTGAGGCCGTCGAGTTCGCCGTGGCGCTCGAGGCGGATCCCACGACCGACGTCGTCGCCGTCGAGGCCGACACACCGGTGGCCGTGGAGGCGACGGCGACCGATCCGAAACGCTCGCAACAGTGGGCGCTGAACAATGTCAGCTTCGAGTCGGCCTGGGACACCGCCAACGGCTCCGGCACAGTCATCGCGGTGGTCGACACGGGGGTGCGTGCCACACACGAGGACCTCGGCTCCAAGACCGAGGCCGGTGCCGACTTCGTCTCCCCGGGAGGCGGGACCGGATGCTTCGACCCGCACGGTCACGGTACGCACGTTGCCGGGATCGCGTCGGCATCCACCAACAACGGGAAGGGCGTCGCCGGTGGGTCGCCCGGGTCCCACATCATGCCGGTCCGCGTCCTCGACGAGGACGGTTCGGGCTGGACGTCGGACGTGACGGCCGGGATCATCTGGGCTGCTGACCACGGAGCGGACGTGATCAACCTCTCGCTCGGCGGCGGCGGCTATTCGTCCTCGATGCGCACGGCGGTGCAGAACGCCGTGGCGGACGGCGTCCTCGTGGTGGCGGCGTCCGGTAACAACAACTCGAGTACGCCGTCGTACCCCGGCGGGTACCCCGAGGCCCTCACGGTGGCATCGACCACGTCGAGCAACATCCGCTCCGGCTTCTCGAACTACGGCCCCCATGTCGACGTGGCGGCTCCGGGCAGCGGGATCCTGTCGACGGGAGGGTGGGCCAACAACGCCTACGTCACGATGAGTGGGACGTCGATGGCGACCCCCTACGCGTCGGCTGCCGCGGCGGTCGTGAAGTCGGCCTGCCCGGCAGCGTCGGCGAACGACGTGACGGCGGCGCTCACCTCGACCGCCACCGACCTCGGCTCACCCGGCTTCGACAACTACTTCGGGCACGGCCTGATCAACCCGGCGGGAGCGGTCACCGCCTGCTGA
- a CDS encoding EthD domain-containing protein: MIKLIALVKRNPALSREEFHRHWREHHGPLIRDSEAANRYVLRYEQNHRLDDDYERDGTGIGDAGFDGQSFDGLAVQWFRSVDDFWAMVADPDYQAEVGPDEQHMLDFAATVFLLTDEEETFIQPVRIQDR; encoded by the coding sequence ATGATCAAGCTGATCGCACTCGTGAAGCGGAATCCGGCGCTGAGCCGAGAGGAGTTCCACCGACACTGGCGCGAACACCACGGTCCACTGATCCGCGACTCGGAGGCCGCCAACCGCTACGTCCTGCGGTACGAGCAGAATCACCGTCTCGACGACGACTACGAGCGCGACGGAACCGGCATCGGTGACGCCGGCTTCGACGGACAGTCCTTCGACGGTCTGGCCGTGCAGTGGTTCCGCTCCGTCGACGACTTCTGGGCGATGGTGGCCGATCCCGACTATCAGGCGGAGGTGGGTCCCGACGAGCAGCACATGCTGGATTTCGCCGCCACCGTGTTCCTGCTCACCGACGAGGAGGAGACCTTCATCCAACCCGTCCGAATCCAGGATCGCTGA
- a CDS encoding SDR family oxidoreductase, with amino-acid sequence MLLEDKVAIVTGVGPGLGQATAVAFAREGAAVALAARSDERLVDVATEIEGFGGRSLPVPTDVTDPDACRRLVESTVAEFGALDCVVNSAFMPDLYGPFEQVDLKIWRDIMEVTLFGALHVTQAAIPSLKKRDGASIVNVGSMSARKIRGDEGGYATSKGALHTATQVLARELAPEGIRVNTVVPGWIWGPGVQFYVSWQAENRDVPESEIIAEIEAGIPLGFISPQDDVAQAIVFFASDMSRVITGQALDVNGGEYFG; translated from the coding sequence GTGCTGTTGGAGGACAAGGTGGCAATCGTGACGGGCGTGGGCCCGGGTCTCGGTCAGGCCACCGCTGTGGCGTTCGCTCGCGAGGGTGCCGCGGTGGCGCTCGCTGCACGAAGCGACGAGCGTCTCGTCGACGTCGCGACCGAGATCGAAGGTTTCGGCGGTCGCTCGCTCCCGGTGCCGACCGACGTCACTGATCCCGACGCGTGCCGACGGCTCGTGGAATCGACGGTCGCCGAGTTCGGCGCTCTCGACTGCGTCGTCAACTCGGCCTTCATGCCCGATCTCTACGGCCCGTTCGAACAGGTCGACCTGAAGATCTGGCGCGACATCATGGAGGTGACCCTGTTCGGCGCGTTGCACGTCACTCAGGCGGCGATCCCGAGTCTGAAGAAGCGGGACGGGGCGTCGATCGTGAACGTCGGTTCGATGAGCGCCCGCAAGATCCGGGGGGACGAGGGTGGATACGCCACGTCGAAGGGTGCGTTGCACACCGCCACCCAGGTCCTGGCTCGGGAACTCGCCCCCGAGGGGATTCGCGTGAACACGGTGGTGCCCGGTTGGATATGGGGACCGGGGGTCCAGTTCTACGTGAGCTGGCAGGCGGAGAACCGCGATGTCCCCGAATCGGAGATCATCGCCGAGATCGAGGCGGGGATCCCCCTCGGGTTCATCTCGCCTCAGGACGATGTCGCGCAGGCCATCGTGTTCTTCGCCTCCGACATGTCGCGGGTGATCACCGGTCAGGCCCTCGACGTGAACGGCGGGGAGTACTTCGGGTGA
- the fabG gene encoding 3-oxoacyl-ACP reductase FabG, producing MDNGEWSDRVVVVTGAASGLGRACAVEFARHGSAVVVVADLDRDGAAETVEMIEGEGATGHAIATDVTDDAAVEAMVGECTRRFGRLDAAVNNAGTTGPGGNVGDYPLDEWRRVLDLNLTGVFSCLRHEIPPMVDAGAGAIVNMASGAGILGFPGLPAYVASKHGVVGLTKAAALEYVGAGVRVNAVCPGSVPTPMLESYLAGDETMEKMLTMAVPMGRLGTPEEIAAATVWLCSDAASYVVGHALPVDGGTNVW from the coding sequence ATCGACAACGGCGAATGGAGCGACCGCGTCGTCGTGGTGACCGGCGCAGCCTCCGGACTGGGTCGCGCCTGCGCCGTCGAGTTCGCGCGCCACGGCTCAGCAGTCGTCGTCGTGGCGGATCTCGACCGTGACGGCGCGGCCGAAACGGTGGAGATGATCGAGGGGGAAGGGGCGACAGGCCACGCCATTGCCACGGACGTGACCGACGATGCCGCGGTGGAGGCCATGGTGGGGGAGTGCACCCGCCGGTTCGGGAGGCTCGATGCCGCCGTGAACAATGCCGGAACCACGGGGCCGGGCGGCAACGTGGGCGACTATCCCCTCGACGAGTGGCGCCGGGTGCTCGATCTCAACCTCACGGGTGTCTTCAGTTGCCTGCGTCACGAGATCCCCCCGATGGTCGACGCCGGTGCCGGCGCCATCGTCAACATGGCATCGGGTGCGGGCATTCTCGGGTTTCCGGGACTCCCGGCCTACGTGGCGAGCAAGCACGGTGTCGTCGGTCTCACCAAGGCGGCAGCGCTCGAGTACGTGGGTGCGGGCGTGCGCGTCAACGCCGTGTGTCCGGGAAGTGTGCCGACACCGATGCTCGAATCGTACCTGGCGGGTGACGAGACGATGGAGAAGATGCTCACGATGGCGGTCCCCATGGGCCGACTCGGTACGCCCGAGGAGATTGCCGCCGCCACGGTGTGGCTCTGCTCCGATGCTGCCTCCTACGTCGTCGGCCACGCCCTTCCGGTCGACGGCGGCACGAACGTCTGGTGA
- a CDS encoding acyl-CoA dehydrogenase family protein, with amino-acid sequence MFQLSDEQLMVRDAVRKFVETEIRPRREELEFGDCAPYDVLREFFRTFGMDALARDQFKKRIEVQREREEAEARGDEVPEKPGRSSDKDPALSLIPVVELSRCSPGLVTALGVSTGLAAGTIMSKGTIEQKERWGLDLLTLDKIGAWAITEPGSGSDAFGGMKSTAVRDGDEYILNGSKTFITNGPFADTTVFICKLDEGNAPEDRKILNFVLDRGMPGFEQTKPLRKMGLHSSPTGELFLTDVRVGADRLLGGTEGSKGSGREGAKENFIIERSGVACMALGLIERCLELSVDYARDRVQFGKRIGDYQLIQLKLAKMEVARLNVTNLVYRTIEMRAAGEDMTLAEASAMKLYAAQSATEVALEAVQLFGGNGYMAEYEVEQLARDSKVLQIYAGTDEMQIRHIAIDLLSREETA; translated from the coding sequence ATGTTCCAGTTGTCCGACGAACAGCTGATGGTGCGTGACGCCGTCCGCAAGTTCGTGGAGACCGAGATCCGGCCACGCCGCGAGGAGCTGGAGTTCGGCGACTGCGCTCCCTACGACGTGCTGCGGGAGTTCTTTCGGACCTTCGGCATGGACGCCCTCGCGCGTGACCAGTTCAAGAAGCGCATCGAGGTGCAGCGCGAGCGCGAAGAGGCCGAGGCGCGCGGCGACGAGGTCCCCGAGAAGCCGGGGCGCTCGTCGGACAAGGACCCGGCCCTGTCGCTGATCCCCGTTGTCGAGCTGTCGAGATGCTCGCCCGGGCTCGTCACGGCCCTCGGTGTGAGCACCGGGCTCGCTGCCGGCACGATCATGTCGAAGGGGACCATCGAGCAGAAGGAGCGGTGGGGGCTCGACCTCCTCACACTCGACAAGATCGGAGCCTGGGCCATCACCGAACCGGGGTCCGGCTCCGACGCCTTCGGGGGCATGAAGTCGACGGCCGTTCGAGATGGCGACGAGTACATCCTCAACGGCTCCAAGACCTTCATCACCAACGGCCCCTTCGCCGACACCACCGTCTTCATCTGCAAGCTCGACGAGGGCAACGCACCCGAGGACCGCAAGATCCTCAACTTCGTCCTCGACCGCGGCATGCCGGGGTTCGAGCAGACCAAACCGCTGCGCAAGATGGGCCTGCACTCCTCGCCGACGGGTGAGTTGTTCCTCACCGACGTGCGTGTGGGTGCCGACCGGCTGCTCGGCGGAACCGAGGGTTCGAAGGGCTCCGGGCGCGAGGGTGCCAAGGAGAACTTCATCATCGAACGCAGCGGGGTCGCGTGTATGGCGCTCGGGCTGATCGAACGGTGCCTCGAGCTGTCCGTCGACTACGCCCGGGACCGCGTGCAGTTCGGGAAGCGAATCGGCGACTACCAGTTGATCCAGCTCAAGCTGGCGAAGATGGAGGTCGCGCGCCTCAACGTCACGAACCTCGTGTACCGCACCATCGAGATGCGCGCGGCCGGTGAGGACATGACCCTCGCGGAGGCGTCGGCGATGAAGCTCTATGCCGCGCAGTCGGCCACCGAGGTGGCGCTGGAGGCCGTGCAGCTCTTCGGTGGCAACGGCTACATGGCCGAGTACGAGGTCGAGCAACTGGCCCGCGACTCCAAGGTGCTCCAGATCTACGCCGGTACCGACGAGATGCAGATCCGCCACATCGCCATCGACCTGCTGTCACGGGAGGAGACCGCATGA
- a CDS encoding acyl-CoA dehydrogenase family protein has translation MNPTVDEVRSELRAWIDDNWDPDLTVEQWWARLADSGWAVPTWPEEWLGKGLPQNMAAVVRDELADEGAIGAPAGLGFLLAGPTILVHGTDEQRERYLRPIVAGTEGWCQLFSEPGAGSDLASLQCRAERDGDEWVVTGQKVWTSFGHQADLGMLIARTDPDLPKHQGISYFALPMDQPGVDVRPLREMTGHAMFNEVFLDEARVLDSARIGGLGEGWRVANTTLAAERSGLGTGGSGGGGGAMAGRKAGMLDVRAGDLVSRRPKGTNAEAGRGAAPLIALARELGRANDPVLRQELAHLHILNEVGRMSSERAKGARRAGREVAGAGNIAKLTMSQVTRLTREVGLSVLGSDGMIMGPATPGGGGIQEGALYSPAVSIYGGSDEIQRNIIGERVLGLPKEPGPDKNTPFRELLLPT, from the coding sequence ATGAACCCGACCGTCGACGAGGTCCGCAGCGAGCTACGCGCCTGGATCGACGACAACTGGGATCCCGACCTCACGGTCGAGCAGTGGTGGGCGCGGCTCGCCGACAGCGGCTGGGCGGTCCCGACGTGGCCCGAGGAGTGGTTGGGGAAGGGGCTCCCGCAGAACATGGCGGCCGTCGTGCGTGACGAGCTCGCCGACGAAGGGGCGATCGGCGCGCCCGCCGGGCTCGGGTTCCTCCTCGCCGGCCCGACGATCCTCGTGCACGGCACCGACGAGCAACGGGAGCGCTATCTGCGCCCGATCGTCGCCGGCACGGAGGGGTGGTGCCAGCTCTTCAGCGAGCCCGGTGCCGGCTCCGACCTGGCGAGCCTCCAGTGCCGGGCCGAGCGCGACGGCGACGAGTGGGTCGTCACGGGCCAGAAGGTGTGGACGTCGTTCGGGCACCAGGCCGACCTCGGAATGCTCATCGCCCGCACAGACCCCGACCTCCCCAAGCACCAGGGGATCTCGTACTTCGCCCTCCCGATGGATCAGCCCGGCGTCGACGTCCGGCCGCTGCGAGAGATGACCGGTCATGCCATGTTCAACGAGGTGTTCCTCGACGAGGCCCGCGTGCTCGACAGCGCGCGTATCGGCGGGCTCGGCGAGGGTTGGCGGGTCGCCAACACGACGCTCGCTGCCGAGCGCTCCGGTCTCGGAACGGGAGGCAGCGGCGGCGGTGGTGGTGCCATGGCCGGCCGCAAGGCGGGAATGCTCGACGTCCGCGCAGGAGACCTCGTGTCGCGCCGTCCGAAGGGCACGAATGCAGAAGCAGGGCGTGGCGCCGCTCCGCTCATCGCGCTCGCCCGAGAACTGGGTCGCGCGAACGATCCGGTCCTGCGCCAGGAGCTCGCCCACCTCCACATCCTCAACGAGGTCGGACGGATGTCGTCCGAACGCGCCAAAGGTGCCCGGCGGGCGGGTCGAGAGGTCGCCGGTGCCGGCAACATCGCCAAGCTCACGATGAGCCAGGTGACCCGCCTGACGCGCGAGGTCGGACTGTCCGTGCTCGGGTCCGACGGGATGATCATGGGTCCCGCCACACCGGGTGGCGGCGGGATCCAGGAGGGTGCGCTCTACAGCCCAGCCGTGTCGATCTACGGCGGGAGTGACGAGATCCAGCGGAACATCATCGGGGAGCGGGTGCTCGGCCTGCCCAAGGAGCCCGGCCCCGACAAGAACACTCCGTTTCGCGAGCTCCTGCTGCCCACCTGA
- the aat gene encoding leucyl/phenylalanyl-tRNA--protein transferase: MPVEPPPSPWEFPAVDTADDAGVLAAGADLEPGTLLVAYRRGIFPMRLGEGGPLGWWSPDPRGVLPLDGLKVSRSLRRSVRRFTTTVDTAFEDVMRGCADRRRGSGGWIDDSFVDAYVMLHRMGWAHSVETRNASGALVGGLYGVGIGGFFAGESMFHRESDASKVALTALVGILRTGGAELLDVQWRTDHLATLGAVEISRSEYLRRLASALERPDVWESVASTP; the protein is encoded by the coding sequence GTGCCCGTCGAGCCACCGCCGAGCCCCTGGGAGTTCCCGGCCGTCGACACTGCCGACGACGCCGGAGTCCTCGCTGCCGGCGCCGATCTCGAGCCCGGCACGCTCCTGGTCGCCTACCGACGTGGCATCTTCCCGATGCGCCTCGGAGAGGGCGGGCCGCTCGGATGGTGGTCGCCCGATCCGCGAGGGGTGCTTCCCCTCGACGGCCTGAAGGTGTCGCGGTCGCTGCGTCGCTCGGTCCGACGCTTCACGACGACCGTCGACACGGCCTTCGAGGACGTCATGCGCGGATGCGCCGACCGGCGCCGAGGCTCCGGTGGTTGGATCGACGACTCCTTCGTCGACGCCTACGTCATGCTCCACCGCATGGGGTGGGCGCACAGTGTCGAGACACGCAACGCGTCCGGAGCTCTGGTCGGCGGCCTGTACGGCGTCGGTATCGGGGGCTTCTTCGCGGGGGAGTCGATGTTCCACCGGGAGTCGGATGCCTCGAAGGTGGCGTTGACGGCGCTCGTGGGGATCCTCCGGACCGGCGGTGCCGAGCTGCTCGATGTGCAGTGGCGCACCGATCACCTCGCCACCCTCGGCGCCGTGGAGATCAGCCGCTCCGAGTACCTGCGCCGCCTGGCCTCTGCTCTGGAGCGTCCCGACGTGTGGGAGAGCGTCGCCTCAACTCCCTGA
- a CDS encoding MMPL family transporter translates to MARFLERLGRGAARHHWVVLGLWLLLLVGIGVGAKAASGDYSDNFTIPGAGSQKAIDLLEADFPAQNNASAQIVIEAESGTVTSGDNKTTIDSALAEVGKLDHVVATPTLTAAPDGDFKDRIGLAQVQYDQQIQDLTTKALDQLEFATAAVADSDDLTIAFGGEVADIDNPPAAGNADEIGLAFAIVILLFALGSVIAMGLPVATALIGLGTGIGTLAIASAAFDIGTVAPTLGTMIGLGVGIDYSLFILMRHKRNLEDGTGMLDSIGTAVATAGQAVLFAGTTVIIALCGLFLSGIPYVGVLGVSAALVVLVMMIAALTLLPALMGLAGSGVLRWHIPGIGPRPRVTATAADETHDPSRYASFVVKRPWLLFAPILFVLLALAVPTTDMRLGQTDDGTAPESSTQRQAYDTITKGFGAGANGPLLVAIRLSGSDGEKEAEAVKNAVAGTHGVEETLPVQYSDSDKDTSKAAVVVAVPTSAPDSNETNTLVATLRDTTIPDATKGTGAKAYVGGITAEYIDLGARIQSRLPLFIGAVMGLCFLLMLVVFRSVLVALSASLLNLVSVVAAYGVITAVFEKNVLSSLIGVDQSVPIVSFVPLMLFAILFGLSMDYQVFFLSGVREEFTRSSDPKESVIFGLGGASRVIVSAALIMFTVFGSFVLNENVTIKMFGLGLAVAVLFDALIVLAVMPALMTVYGRAGWWIPHWLDRFLPRMEIDAHGSRAAASGS, encoded by the coding sequence ATGGCTCGGTTCCTCGAACGGCTCGGTCGCGGCGCGGCCCGCCACCACTGGGTGGTGCTCGGCCTCTGGCTCCTCCTGCTCGTCGGGATCGGAGTCGGCGCCAAGGCCGCCTCGGGCGACTACAGCGACAACTTCACGATTCCCGGAGCCGGCTCCCAGAAGGCGATCGATCTGCTCGAAGCCGACTTCCCCGCGCAGAACAACGCCTCCGCCCAGATCGTGATCGAGGCGGAGTCCGGGACCGTCACATCCGGCGACAACAAGACGACGATCGACAGCGCACTGGCCGAGGTCGGGAAGCTCGACCACGTCGTCGCCACCCCGACGCTCACGGCGGCACCCGACGGCGACTTCAAGGACAGGATCGGGCTGGCCCAGGTCCAGTACGACCAGCAGATCCAGGACCTCACGACCAAGGCCCTCGACCAGCTGGAGTTCGCCACGGCGGCTGTCGCCGACTCCGACGATCTCACGATCGCGTTCGGTGGCGAGGTCGCCGACATCGACAACCCACCGGCCGCCGGCAACGCCGACGAGATCGGCCTCGCCTTCGCGATCGTGATCCTGCTGTTCGCGCTCGGGTCGGTCATCGCCATGGGACTGCCCGTCGCCACAGCGCTGATCGGGCTGGGCACGGGTATCGGGACCCTGGCGATCGCGTCGGCCGCCTTCGACATCGGGACCGTTGCTCCGACGCTGGGGACGATGATCGGCCTCGGGGTCGGTATCGACTACTCGCTGTTCATCCTGATGCGCCACAAGCGCAACCTGGAGGACGGCACGGGGATGCTCGACTCCATCGGGACCGCCGTCGCGACCGCCGGGCAGGCGGTGCTGTTCGCGGGCACGACCGTCATCATCGCCCTCTGCGGCCTCTTCCTCTCGGGTATCCCGTACGTCGGAGTCCTCGGCGTCTCGGCCGCCCTGGTGGTCCTCGTCATGATGATCGCCGCGCTCACACTCCTCCCCGCCCTGATGGGCCTGGCGGGAAGCGGCGTCCTCCGCTGGCATATTCCGGGGATCGGTCCCCGGCCGCGCGTCACCGCGACCGCCGCCGACGAGACTCACGACCCCAGCCGGTACGCGTCGTTCGTCGTGAAGCGCCCGTGGCTCCTGTTCGCTCCCATCCTTTTCGTGCTGTTGGCACTCGCCGTCCCCACGACCGACATGCGGCTGGGTCAGACCGACGACGGCACGGCGCCCGAGAGCAGCACCCAGCGCCAGGCCTACGACACGATCACGAAGGGCTTCGGAGCGGGAGCCAACGGGCCGCTGCTCGTCGCCATCCGGCTCAGCGGCTCGGACGGCGAGAAGGAGGCCGAGGCCGTCAAGAACGCCGTCGCCGGCACCCACGGCGTCGAGGAGACCCTCCCGGTCCAGTACAGCGACTCCGACAAGGACACCTCGAAGGCCGCCGTCGTGGTCGCCGTCCCGACCTCGGCGCCGGATTCGAACGAGACGAACACGCTTGTCGCGACGCTGCGCGACACGACGATCCCCGACGCCACGAAGGGCACCGGCGCGAAGGCGTACGTGGGTGGCATCACCGCCGAGTACATCGACCTCGGCGCCCGCATCCAGAGCAGGCTGCCCCTCTTCATCGGCGCCGTGATGGGCCTGTGCTTCCTTCTGATGCTCGTGGTCTTCCGCTCGGTGCTGGTGGCACTCTCCGCGAGCCTCCTCAACCTGGTGTCGGTCGTGGCGGCCTACGGGGTCATCACCGCCGTCTTCGAGAAGAACGTCCTGTCGAGCCTCATCGGTGTCGACCAGAGCGTGCCCATCGTGTCGTTCGTGCCACTGATGCTCTTCGCGATCCTCTTCGGGCTGTCGATGGATTATCAGGTCTTCTTCCTCAGCGGCGTGCGCGAGGAGTTCACCCGCAGCAGCGACCCCAAGGAGTCGGTGATCTTCGGGCTCGGCGGAGCGAGTCGCGTGATCGTGAGCGCCGCGCTCATCATGTTCACCGTGTTCGGTTCGTTCGTGCTCAACGAGAACGTCACCATCAAGATGTTCGGGCTCGGTCTGGCCGTCGCGGTTCTCTTCGACGCCCTCATCGTGCTCGCCGTGATGCCGGCACTCATGACCGTCTACGGGCGTGCCGGCTGGTGGATCCCCCACTGGCTCGACAGGTTCCTCCCGAGGATGGAGATCGACGCGCACGGCTCGCGCGCGGCCGCCTCAGGGAGTTGA
- a CDS encoding LLM class F420-dependent oxidoreductase — MKLGLQLGYWGAQPPVGVDEQIAEAERLGYDSVWTAEAWGSDALTPLAWWGSATSTVKLGTSIIQLSARTPAATAMAAITMDHLSGGRFILGLGASGPQVVEGWYGDDYSKPLARTREYVHIIRRIVARDEKVEFHGDHYDMPLTGGTGLGKPLRSIVHPLRNDIPIYLAAEGPKNVALSAEIADGWMALFFNPSDDSFYRDALDEGFSRPGARRTAADFEVACTVPIIIHDDTEVAADAYRPMLALYIGGMGAKGQNFHTEVFARMGYEAEAHKIQELYLDGRKDEATAAVPTRLVEDVALVGPKDKIRAEMDRWRESVVTTFLVYGDVPTLRNIADVVLG; from the coding sequence ATGAAGCTCGGACTACAGCTCGGGTACTGGGGTGCGCAGCCGCCCGTGGGAGTCGACGAACAGATCGCCGAGGCCGAGCGGCTCGGCTACGACTCGGTCTGGACCGCGGAGGCATGGGGCTCCGACGCTCTCACACCACTGGCGTGGTGGGGCAGCGCCACGAGCACGGTGAAGCTGGGAACGTCCATCATCCAGCTGTCGGCCCGCACACCGGCCGCCACCGCCATGGCGGCCATCACCATGGACCACCTCTCGGGTGGGCGCTTCATCCTCGGGCTCGGCGCATCCGGCCCCCAGGTCGTGGAGGGCTGGTACGGCGACGACTACTCGAAGCCGCTGGCACGCACTCGCGAGTACGTCCATATCATCCGCCGAATCGTCGCCCGCGACGAGAAGGTCGAGTTCCACGGTGACCACTACGACATGCCGCTCACCGGCGGGACCGGGCTCGGGAAACCTCTGCGCTCGATCGTGCACCCGCTACGCAACGACATCCCCATCTACCTCGCCGCCGAGGGGCCGAAGAACGTGGCGCTCTCCGCGGAGATCGCCGACGGCTGGATGGCCCTGTTCTTCAACCCCAGCGACGACTCCTTCTACCGGGATGCCCTCGACGAGGGGTTCTCCCGGCCGGGTGCGCGCCGGACGGCCGCCGACTTCGAGGTCGCGTGCACCGTGCCGATCATCATTCACGACGACACGGAGGTCGCCGCCGACGCGTACCGGCCCATGCTGGCCCTCTACATCGGGGGGATGGGGGCCAAGGGCCAGAACTTCCACACGGAGGTCTTCGCGCGCATGGGCTACGAGGCCGAGGCGCACAAGATCCAGGAGCTCTACCTCGACGGCCGCAAGGACGAGGCGACGGCCGCCGTGCCCACCCGACTCGTCGAGGACGTGGCGCTCGTCGGGCCGAAGGACAAGATCCGGGCCGAGATGGACCGCTGGCGCGAGTCGGTGGTCACGACGTTCCTCGTGTACGGCGACGTCCCGACACTGCGGAACATCGCCGACGTCGTGCTCGGGTAA
- a CDS encoding helix-turn-helix transcriptional regulator, translating to MERADPEAGEPARGYTYTEGLPDERVGAVLAAYRRAVCLSRRTVANESGLDGHRLKAYELGRSRITDSDLVKLAEVYRVDVEDLLPPRRAVEVDVDNALLRLGSTVRAVGDPDRDMTAVLREYLNAVYELRNTPPDRPLPLREEDLAALADALGHEPDVIETRLMDIMDCTRDEAASMRRLILRRRLVAPAAGLIMTAGLVGCMDVGATGGGGARGDDPEVEVEIGDAIVIERGDDEPTVRGGDDAGTDEVEIGTAIVIERGDDEPTVRD from the coding sequence ATGGAGAGAGCCGACCCGGAGGCGGGCGAACCCGCTCGCGGCTACACCTACACCGAGGGACTCCCCGACGAGCGCGTGGGTGCGGTCCTCGCCGCCTACAGGCGGGCAGTCTGCCTGTCGCGACGGACCGTCGCCAACGAGTCCGGTCTCGACGGCCACCGGCTCAAGGCGTACGAGCTCGGACGCTCACGGATTACCGACTCCGATCTCGTGAAGCTCGCCGAGGTCTACCGGGTCGACGTCGAGGACCTGCTGCCACCCCGCCGCGCCGTGGAGGTCGACGTCGACAATGCCCTCCTCCGGCTCGGAAGCACCGTCCGCGCCGTCGGGGACCCGGACCGGGACATGACCGCCGTGTTGCGCGAGTACCTGAACGCCGTCTACGAACTCCGCAACACGCCTCCGGACCGCCCGCTGCCGCTGCGCGAGGAGGATCTCGCGGCGTTGGCCGACGCTCTCGGCCACGAGCCCGACGTGATCGAGACGCGGCTCATGGACATCATGGACTGCACACGCGACGAGGCGGCGTCGATGCGTCGCCTCATCCTGCGGCGTCGGCTCGTGGCCCCCGCAGCCGGCCTGATCATGACCGCCGGGCTCGTGGGGTGCATGGATGTCGGCGCGACCGGTGGTGGCGGCGCCCGCGGTGACGACCCCGAGGTCGAGGTGGAGATCGGCGACGCGATCGTGATCGAACGCGGCGACGACGAGCCGACGGTCCGTGGCGGCGACGACGCCGGCACCGACGAGGTCGAGATCGGTACGGCCATCGTGATCGAGCGCGGCGACGACGAACCCACCGTCCGCGACTAA